A portion of the Chloroflexota bacterium genome contains these proteins:
- a CDS encoding glycosyltransferase: MNILHIYKDYFPVVGGIENHVKMLAEAQVALGHDVSALVTSRDHHTHIETLNGVRVIFAARLATISSAPISIAFPRLLARERPDIAHLHFPYPLGEVANYFFGHARKTVLTYHSDIIRQKILRVFYRPLMHRVLARVDRILPTSPNYIASSPVLASFKQKCTVIPLGIDPAPFETSPLSPLPPSPSPLATPLRTWLEERGKGVPKAGMKGEAHLLFVGHLRYYKGVNYLIQAMRELPHARLRIVGSGMQEHTWKQLTRDLGIASRVEFLGNVPDAELPAHFAACDVFVLPACERSEAFGVVQLEAMAAGKPIVCTELGTGTSFVNVDGETGFVVPARDAHALASAIQKLMDDPGLRARMGAAGRVRVHAEFTRAKMVARVMNVYEGVLAT; the protein is encoded by the coding sequence ATGAACATCCTCCACATCTACAAAGATTATTTTCCCGTCGTCGGCGGTATCGAGAATCACGTCAAGATGCTTGCCGAAGCGCAGGTCGCGCTGGGGCACGATGTATCTGCGCTTGTTACGAGCCGCGATCATCACACACACATCGAAACGCTGAACGGCGTGCGCGTGATTTTCGCCGCGCGCCTCGCGACGATTTCGTCCGCGCCGATCAGCATCGCGTTCCCGCGCCTCCTCGCACGCGAGCGACCCGACATCGCGCACCTGCATTTTCCGTATCCGCTTGGCGAAGTCGCGAATTATTTTTTTGGTCACGCGCGCAAAACGGTGTTGACGTACCACAGCGACATCATTCGCCAGAAAATTCTGCGCGTGTTCTATCGTCCGCTGATGCATCGCGTTCTTGCGCGCGTGGATCGCATCCTTCCAACAAGTCCGAATTATATTGCATCGTCACCCGTGCTCGCGTCCTTCAAACAAAAATGCACGGTCATCCCACTCGGCATTGACCCCGCGCCGTTTGAGACCTCACCCCTATCCCCCCTTCCCCCTTCCCCCTCTCCTCTAGCCACGCCCTTAAGGACGTGGCTAGAGGAGAGGGGAAAGGGGGTGCCGAAGGCGGGGATGAAGGGTGAGGCGCACCTCCTCTTCGTCGGTCATCTCCGCTACTACAAAGGCGTCAACTATTTGATTCAAGCGATGCGCGAACTACCGCACGCGCGTTTGCGAATTGTTGGCTCAGGGATGCAAGAACACACGTGGAAACAATTGACGCGCGACCTGGGCATCGCGTCACGCGTTGAATTTCTGGGCAATGTGCCGGACGCGGAATTGCCCGCACACTTTGCCGCGTGCGATGTGTTCGTGTTGCCGGCGTGCGAACGCAGCGAAGCGTTCGGCGTCGTGCAACTCGAAGCGATGGCGGCGGGCAAGCCGATCGTCTGCACCGAACTAGGCACTGGGACGAGTTTTGTGAATGTGGACGGCGAAACGGGATTCGTCGTGCCCGCGCGTGATGCGCACGCGCTCGCGTCCGCGATTCAAAAATTGATGGACGACCCAGGATTACGCGCGCGGATGGGCGCGGCGGGACGCGTGCGCGTTCACGCGGAATTCACGCGCGCGAAAATGGTCGCGCGTGTGATGAACGTGTACGAAGGAGTGTTGGCGACGTGA